Proteins encoded within one genomic window of Methanosarcina barkeri str. Wiesmoor:
- a CDS encoding M48 family metallopeptidase, translating to MLDSEVRNLRHPAEIPLFVICLLISLFIYVTLMTVPLLYPEELGTEYIMVVPAAIAFLSFVSGQTYGGMMANAIKLSEKQFPELYEIIKRLSYELNFKEVPDVFLIQEGGLINAFATRLYFRKNYVVFYADIVEVAYREGDFDSLEFIVAHELAHIKAGHVTLLYNLAIFPIAFVPVLKNFLWTALSRAREYTSDRIAIRLVPSGEKGLIVLSAGEHLYKVVDYDEYLEATISPEGFWVWSTNLFSTHPTLLRRIRAINEDRPGKIF from the coding sequence TTGCTGGATAGCGAAGTAAGAAATCTCAGACATCCTGCCGAAATACCTCTTTTTGTTATCTGTCTGCTGATCAGTCTTTTTATTTATGTCACACTAATGACAGTTCCGCTTCTATATCCTGAAGAACTCGGGACTGAATATATAATGGTAGTTCCGGCAGCCATTGCTTTTCTCTCATTTGTTTCCGGACAGACCTACGGAGGAATGATGGCAAACGCGATCAAGCTTTCAGAAAAGCAGTTTCCTGAACTCTATGAAATCATAAAACGCCTTTCTTATGAACTGAACTTCAAAGAAGTTCCGGATGTCTTTTTAATCCAGGAAGGCGGGCTGATAAATGCGTTTGCTACCCGGCTTTACTTTCGAAAAAATTATGTAGTTTTTTACGCAGATATAGTTGAGGTTGCATATCGGGAAGGAGACTTTGATTCACTTGAGTTCATCGTTGCTCACGAATTGGCCCACATAAAGGCAGGCCACGTGACCCTTCTCTACAATCTTGCTATCTTCCCAATTGCTTTTGTACCTGTCCTCAAGAACTTTTTATGGACTGCCTTGAGCCGGGCAAGGGAATATACTTCGGACAGAATTGCAATCAGGCTTGTTCCTTCAGGCGAAAAAGGACTCATAGTTCTTTCAGCAGGTGAACACCTTTACAAGGTTGTTGATTATGATGAATACCTCGAAGCCACAATAAGTCCTGAAGGTTTCTGGGTCTGGTCTACCAATCTGTTTTCAACACATCCTACATTGCTCAGAAGGATCAGAGCCATAAACGAAGATAGACCGGGAAAGATTTTCTAA
- a CDS encoding S9 family peptidase yields MLRSQMGHNKRVSQLNDSKNDSKNESSGDLKDIEGIWMGNLTVPGGLELRIVFNISTNPDGSVNASMDTPDQGVSGIPVESVSYKDSNLNLGVKSIKGSFEGTYKENNKTIEGEWKQAGSAFPLVLERVEKVPEMHREQDPVKPYPYTEEEVVYENKEAGVKLAGTLTLPRSEGPFPAAILITGSGQQNRNEEIAGHRPFLVLSDYLTRQGIAVLRVDDRGVGGSTGNVSQATTEDFAGDVLTGVEYLKNRKEIDSSRIGLIGHSEGGIIAPMVAVKSPDVAFIVLMAGQGITGEEISYLQSDLIYRAEGVDNETIAHNEVLLRKMYSVVKEEQNNTAAEEKLREILRAEMANTSEQKIESSDHSEAVIDAQVTSLTLPWMRFFLTYDPRPTLMKVKCPVLAIAGEKDLQVPPEENLEAIDEALKAGGNKDYTVKELPGLNHLFQTAKTGSPSEYSKIEETISPAALEIIGNWISEHTQ; encoded by the coding sequence GTGCTTCGCAGTCAGATGGGTCACAACAAGAGAGTTTCACAACTAAATGACTCGAAAAATGACTCGAAAAATGAGAGTTCTGGAGATCTCAAGGACATAGAGGGCATCTGGATGGGAAATTTAACAGTCCCAGGTGGATTGGAGTTAAGGATTGTGTTCAATATTTCTACTAATCCTGATGGGTCTGTCAATGCTAGCATGGACACCCCTGATCAGGGAGTAAGCGGTATACCTGTTGAAAGTGTTAGTTATAAAGATAGTAACCTGAACCTTGGAGTAAAATCCATAAAGGGAAGTTTTGAAGGGACATATAAGGAGAATAACAAAACCATAGAAGGAGAATGGAAGCAGGCAGGATCAGCGTTTCCACTTGTGCTTGAAAGGGTCGAGAAAGTTCCTGAAATGCACCGGGAACAAGATCCTGTAAAGCCTTATCCGTATACCGAAGAAGAAGTTGTTTATGAAAATAAAGAAGCAGGAGTGAAGCTGGCAGGAACGTTAACTCTTCCACGGTCAGAGGGGCCTTTCCCGGCAGCCATACTCATAACGGGTTCAGGCCAGCAAAATCGGAATGAGGAAATTGCAGGGCATCGCCCGTTCCTTGTACTTTCAGACTATCTGACGCGCCAGGGAATTGCCGTGCTTCGGGTAGATGATCGAGGTGTTGGAGGTTCGACCGGAAACGTGTCACAGGCTACAACTGAGGACTTTGCTGGAGATGTACTCACAGGAGTTGAATACCTTAAAAACCGCAAGGAGATCGATTCAAGTCGAATCGGACTTATTGGGCATAGCGAGGGAGGGATAATTGCCCCTATGGTAGCAGTAAAGTCTCCGGATGTTGCATTCATTGTACTCATGGCTGGTCAAGGAATTACCGGAGAAGAGATTTCGTACCTCCAGAGTGACCTGATTTACAGGGCAGAAGGGGTTGACAATGAAACTATCGCGCATAACGAAGTCCTGTTGAGAAAAATGTATTCTGTGGTAAAAGAAGAACAGAATAATACAGCAGCTGAGGAAAAGCTTCGTGAGATTCTAAGGGCCGAGATGGCGAATACAAGCGAGCAGAAAATAGAAAGTTCAGACCATTCCGAGGCTGTTATCGATGCTCAAGTAACATCACTCACCTTGCCATGGATGCGCTTTTTCCTTACATATGATCCCAGGCCAACCTTAATGAAAGTAAAATGTCCGGTCCTCGCCATAGCTGGCGAAAAAGACCTGCAGGTCCCGCCTGAAGAAAACCTCGAGGCTATAGATGAGGCTCTCAAGGCCGGAGGCAATAAAGACTATACAGTTAAAGAACTGCCAGGTCTCAACCATTTATTCCAGACCGCTAAAACGGGGTCTCCATCAGAGTACTCAAAAATAGAAGAGACAATTTCTCCGGCTGCTCTGGAAATTATAGGAAACTGGATCTCGGAACATACACAATAA
- a CDS encoding DUF86 domain-containing protein encodes MQAEEEDTEDFLIDILDSIEKIESFIEGFGFEDFSTDNKTIYAVILALEIIGEATKSLPDSLKMEHPEIPWREMSGLRDKMVHGDFGLDLEAIWDIAVEDISTLKPLIIKILS; translated from the coding sequence ATGCAAGCCGAAGAAGAAGACACAGAGGATTTCTTGATTGATATTCTTGATTCAATCGAGAAAATCGAGAGTTTTATTGAAGGATTTGGGTTTGAGGACTTTTCCACAGACAATAAAACCATATATGCAGTAATTCTGGCTCTTGAGATTATTGGGGAAGCCACGAAAAGTTTGCCGGATTCTCTAAAAATGGAGCACCCAGAAATTCCATGGAGAGAAATGTCCGGATTGCGCGACAAAATGGTTCATGGTGATTTTGGCCTTGATCTTGAAGCCATCTGGGACATAGCAGTGGAGGACATTTCAACCTTAAAACCTTTGATTATTAAAATTTTAAGTTAA
- a CDS encoding hemolysin family protein: MAYLLEIAIVLVLIALNGMFAMSEFALVSAKKTRLKQREEEGDKRATVALKLANDPTPFLSTVQIGITLVGIFAGAFSGATISEEFATYLGKFPALSPYSSAISITLVVLLITYLTLIFGELVPKRLALNDAESIASSIAKPMFYLSTIARPLVVILSSSTEAVLRIMRVRKTVEPPVTEEEIKIMFEEGARAGVFEKAELNMIEGVLEIGDRRVDSLMTHRTDLIALDLEDPTDENLQKMIESDRSNFPAYEGDLNNIVGMVSVKKVLEKSVESGTINLKALATKPLFVPESASVLKLLEAFKETGVHIALITDEYGSIQGVITLHDILEAIVGEIRSLGEPVEAQVSVRDDGSWLIDGDTSIEKLKDVLSVDSFPGEELGYYRTTAGLIIFILQRIPVTGDHIVLGRLRYEVVDMDGNRIDKVMVTQASPISQD, translated from the coding sequence ATGGCATATTTACTTGAGATTGCAATCGTCCTCGTTTTGATCGCACTCAATGGCATGTTTGCCATGTCAGAATTTGCCCTTGTATCTGCCAAAAAAACCCGCTTGAAACAACGGGAGGAAGAAGGAGATAAGCGGGCAACCGTTGCGCTTAAGCTTGCTAATGACCCGACTCCATTTCTCTCGACAGTTCAGATAGGAATTACTCTTGTGGGGATATTTGCGGGTGCTTTCAGCGGAGCTACGATATCAGAGGAGTTTGCAACTTACCTTGGAAAATTTCCTGCCCTTTCTCCATATAGCAGTGCGATAAGCATTACTCTTGTAGTACTCTTAATTACCTACCTGACCTTAATTTTCGGAGAACTTGTCCCAAAAAGGCTTGCACTCAATGATGCAGAATCAATTGCTTCCAGCATCGCAAAACCTATGTTTTATCTTTCTACTATTGCAAGGCCGCTTGTGGTTATTCTCAGTAGTTCTACCGAAGCTGTGCTCAGGATCATGAGAGTCAGGAAGACTGTTGAACCTCCGGTAACAGAAGAAGAAATCAAGATTATGTTTGAAGAAGGAGCTAGGGCTGGAGTGTTTGAGAAAGCCGAATTAAACATGATCGAAGGTGTGCTTGAGATCGGCGACCGCCGCGTTGATTCCCTTATGACGCATCGCACTGACCTTATTGCGCTTGACCTTGAAGACCCGACGGATGAAAATCTGCAGAAGATGATCGAAAGCGATCGATCCAATTTTCCGGCATATGAGGGAGATTTGAATAATATTGTCGGGATGGTATCCGTAAAAAAAGTCCTTGAAAAGTCTGTGGAAAGTGGTACTATTAATCTCAAAGCACTTGCTACAAAACCGCTTTTTGTACCTGAGAGTGCCTCAGTCCTGAAGCTTCTCGAAGCATTCAAGGAAACCGGAGTACATATTGCCCTTATAACTGACGAATACGGGAGTATCCAGGGTGTAATAACCCTTCATGACATCCTTGAAGCAATTGTGGGTGAGATTCGTTCCCTTGGCGAGCCAGTGGAAGCACAGGTTAGTGTTCGGGACGATGGTTCCTGGTTGATTGATGGGGATACTTCCATTGAGAAGCTTAAAGATGTTCTGTCTGTTGATTCCTTTCCAGGGGAGGAACTTGGGTACTATCGTACCACAGCAGGACTGATCATTTTTATCCTGCAGCGAATTCCGGTAACTGGAGACCATATCGTTCTAGGAAGATTGAGGTACGAGGTTGTGGATATGGATGGAAATCGAATAGATAAAGTAATGGTGACGCAGGCTTCTCCGATTTCCCAGGATTGA